A genomic region of Papaver somniferum cultivar HN1 chromosome 7, ASM357369v1, whole genome shotgun sequence contains the following coding sequences:
- the LOC113300544 gene encoding serine carboxypeptidase-like 18 has translation MTIPPIQLLLFICLLFCILFSANHSEAVVSSGNLVTYLPGLAIQPLPFHLETGYIGVGGGSNSKSSSHGDSDDEGANQLFYYFFKSERKEAPLVLWLTGGPRCSGLSPLVFNRGPIQIDKVVEYKNGTSLPTFKLNPYSWTKIANMIFLDEPVGTGFSYYSKSSHDQSQMGDILSARNTYEFLVKWLIQNPEFQSNPVYISGDSYSGIIIPIIVQDLIRDIEVGKYPFLNFKGYSLGNPVTYRRLEENSFIPFARNLGFVSYELYQSMRVNCRGNFLNFDISNGNCSDDRREFEELVSGINRNQVTEPLCHNALTTSPNPKEMLKNRRRRSLVTTREGLHAYDASCPRMYTYVLLEHWANDNRVRKALHVKEVRTVTLPEFGSYEKWNRCNYDLPYTAEVTNAIEYHQNISPKGYRSFIYSGDHDMIVPHISTEAWIRTLANLSITEEWRPWFVDGQVAGYTRTYSNGLTYATVKGSGHTAPEYTPKECLNMFERWFSNTPL, from the exons ATGACTATTCCTCCTATCCAGCTGCTGCTCTTCATTTGCTTATTGTTCTGTATATTATTTTCTGCGAATCATTCAGAAGCAGTAGTCTCAAGTGGTAACCTGGTAACTTATCTTCCTGGATTAGCAATTCAACCTCTTCCTTTCCATCTAGAAACTGGGTATAtaggtgttggtggtggtagtaataGCAAATCATCCTCACACggtgacagtgatgatgaaggtGCTAATCAATTGTTTTACTACTTTTTCAAGTCGGAGAGAAAAGAAGCTCCTCTTGTTTTATGGCTCACCGGTGGTCCTCGTTGCTCCGGGTTGAGTCCTTTAGTTTTCAACAGAGGTCCTATACAGATTGATAAAGTAGTGGAATACAAAAATGGTACTAGCTTACCAACATTCAAATTGAATCCGTATTCATGGACAAAG aTTGCCAACATGATTTTCTTGGATGAGCCTGTGGGCACTGGATTCTCATATTATTCAAAGTCCTCACATGATCAATCACAAATGGGTGACATTCTATCGGCTAGAAATACTTACGAATTTCTTGTAAAG TGGTTGATTCAAAACCCAGAATTCCAGTCTAACCCAGTTTACATTTCCGGTGATTCATATTCTGGCATCATTATCCCAATCATTGTGCAAGATTTGATTAGAG ATATTGAAGTCGGAAAGTACCCATTTCTCAATTTTAAG GGTTATTCGTTGGGCAATCCGGTTACCTATCGCCGACTAGAAGAAAATTCATTTATACCATTTGCCCGTAACTTGGGGTTTGTATCTTATGAACTCTATCAG TCAATGAGGGTAAACTGCAGGggaaattttcttaattttgataTCTCAAATGGGAATTGTTCGGACGATCGCCGGGAATTTGAAGAG TTGGTCTCAGGAATAAACCGAAATCAAGTTACAGAACCCCTTTGTCATAATGCACTTACTACTTCCCCAAACCCCAAAGAGATGTTGAAAAATAGACGCCGAAGGTCTCTTGTTACAACCCGAGAAGGTTTACATGCGTATGATGCTAGTTGCCCACGG ATGTATACTTATGTACTATTGGAGCATTGGGCAAACGATAATCGGGTTCGAAAAGCACTCCATGTTAAAGAGGTTCGTACAGTTACGCTACCAGAATTTGGTTCCTATG aaaaatggaataGATGCAACTATGACTTACCCTACACCGCCGAAGTAACAAATGCTATAGAATATCATCAGAACATTAGCCCGAAAGGTTATAGATCTTTTATTTACAG TGGTGACCATGACATGATTGTTCCACATATATCTACGGAAGCATGGATACGAACACTTGCCAACTTGTCCATCACAGAGGAGTGGCGTCCGTGGTTCGTGGACGGACAAGTTGCAGG ATACACAAGGACTTACTCTAATGGCTTAACATATGCGACGGTTAAG GGAAGTGGTCATACAGCTCCAGAGTACACCCCAAAAGAATGTTTGAACATGTTTGAAAGGTGGTTTTCAAATACTCCTTTGTAA
- the LOC113293996 gene encoding phenylalanine--tRNA ligase, chloroplastic/mitochondrial-like — MKMFIQTGTRGISTYQFKMNMAVTLTNTHHSTLCIPSLLKQSQLLGGFNVSSSFRSLSSSSARSKPVVSALEIGGVTIDKDDVVKDDPTNNVPDSIYTKLGLQLHKRDKHPLGILKNAIHSYFDTNYSGKFVKFDDLCPIVSAKENFDDVLVPADHVSRSYNDTYYIDAQTVLRCHTSAHQAELLRNGHTHFLVTGDVYRRDSIDSTHYPVFHQMEGVRVFSPDEWEASSKDGTTYAAEDLKKCLEGLARHLFGAVEMRWVDTYFPFTEPSFELEIFFQEKWLEVLGCGVTEQEILKRSGNVDKVAWAFGLGLERLAMVLFEIPDIRLFWTSDERFTSQFSKGQLGVKFKPFSKFPPCYKDMSFWISDSFTENNLCEIVRAVAGDLAEEVQLIDNFTNKKGMTSHCYRIAYRSMERSLTDEEINQLQFNVREEVESKLKVVLR, encoded by the exons aTGAAGATGTTTATACAGACAGGCACTAGAGGAATTTCCACTTACCAATTCAAGATGAACATGGCAGTAACATTAACTAATACTCATCATTCAACTCTCTGTATACCATCACTACTAAAACAGAGTCAATTACTAGGAGGATTTAACGTATCCTCGTCATTTcgttctttatcttcttcttctgcgagATCGAAACCAGTGGTTTCTGCATTAGAGATTGGTGGAGTGACTATTGATAAGGATG ATGTGGTGAAAGATGATCCAACAAACAATGTTCCTGATTCGATATATACAAAACTTGGTTTGCAACTACACAAGAGGGATAAACACCCACTTGGGATCTTGAAGAATGCAATTCACAGTTATTTCGACACGAATTACTCTGGGAAGTTTGTTAAATTCGACGATCTATGCCCAATAGTTTCTGCCAAAGAG AACTTCGATGATGTGTTAGTTCCCGCTGATCATGTAAGCAGGAGTTACAATGATACGTACTATATTGATGCTCAAACTGTCTTGAGATGTCATACAAGTGCTCACCAGGCAGAGCTGTTGAGGAACGGTCACACTCATTTCCTTGTAACTGGAGATGTTTACCGTAGGGATTCTATTGACTCGACTCATTACCCTGTTTTCCATCAG ATGGAAGGGGTTCGTGTTTTCTCTCCCGATGAGTGGGAAGCGTCTAGCAAAGATGGCACGACTTATGCAGCCGAGGACCTCAAAAAGTGCCTCGAGGGTTTGGCACGCCATTTATTTG GTGCAGTAGAAATGCGCTGGGTGGATACTTACTTTCCATTTACGGAGCCATCATTTGAACTCGAGATATTTTTTCAG GAGAAATGGTTGGAGGTTTTGGGTTGCGGGGTGACTGAGCAGGAGATTTTAAAAAGAAGTGGTAACGTGGATAAGGTTGCATGGGCCTTTGGACTGGGGCTTGAACGGCTTGCAATGGTTCTTTTTGAGATACCTGACATAAGGCTGTTCTGGACTTCTGATGAGCGGTTCACGTCACAG TTCTCAAAAGGGCAGCTTGGAGTCAAGTTCAAGCCTTTTTCAAAG TTTCCTCCTTGCTATAAAGATATGAGTTTCTGGATCAGTGACTCGTTCACTGAGAACAATTTATGCGAAATTGTAAGAGCAGTTGCTGGGGATCTAGCGGAGGAG GTTCAATTGATTGATAATTTCACAAACAAGAAAGGGATGACAAGTCACTGTTATAGAATCGCATATAGATCTATGGAACGTTCTCTGACAGACGAGGAAATAAATCAATTGCAG TTCAACGTCAGAGAAGAAGTTGAGAGCAAATTGAAGGTTGTTCTGAGATGA